In Coleofasciculus sp. FACHB-1120, a single genomic region encodes these proteins:
- a CDS encoding FHA domain-containing protein, with amino-acid sequence MAVKLHLNHILIIEDDQGRKEFPLEKPEYCIGRDQKCDIRLYSQFVSRRHATLVQKLRADGSYYYRIVDGDKGKPSANGLLINGRKLQAHDLEDEDEIVFGPQVRARYFHLKRESIPTGPPDEWDITLISPNMVGDGEEP; translated from the coding sequence ATGGCTGTAAAACTGCATCTGAACCATATATTGATTATTGAAGATGATCAGGGACGTAAGGAGTTTCCCTTAGAAAAGCCCGAATATTGCATTGGTAGAGACCAGAAGTGTGATATCCGGTTGTACTCCCAATTTGTATCGCGTCGGCACGCAACTTTAGTGCAAAAATTGCGTGCGGATGGCTCTTACTATTACCGAATTGTCGATGGCGACAAAGGCAAGCCCAGCGCCAATGGTCTCCTGATCAATGGTCGAAAACTCCAAGCTCACGATCTCGAAGATGAAGATGAGATTGTGTTTGGACCGCAAGTGCGGGCACGCTATTTCCACCTGAAGCGAGAATCTATTCCCACGGGACCTCCAGATGAGTGGGACATTACCCTAATTAGTCCCAATATGGTTGGCGACGGGGAAGAACCTTAA
- the tmk gene encoding dTMP kinase: MQGKLIVFEGVEGSGKTTQMLLSRDWLLERMEKSASFSEMAITREPGGTELGKALRRLLLEGTLTHPIQDRTELLLYAADRSQHVEEVLKPTLAAGGIILCDRYTDSTIAYQGYGRGLSLSLIEKICQMATDGLESDLTLWLDVDVEIGLARAKARGSADRMEQADLAFHQRVQQGFRALAAAYPQRIVRVDASGTEVEVQGQIQAILTQRFREWSVEN, from the coding sequence ATGCAGGGCAAGCTGATTGTCTTTGAGGGCGTGGAAGGGAGCGGTAAAACAACTCAGATGCTGCTATCGCGCGATTGGCTTCTGGAAAGGATGGAGAAATCTGCAAGTTTCTCAGAGATGGCGATCACCAGAGAGCCGGGGGGTACAGAATTGGGTAAAGCTTTGCGCCGCTTGTTGCTCGAAGGGACTCTGACTCACCCAATTCAAGACCGGACAGAACTGTTGCTGTATGCAGCAGATCGATCGCAGCACGTTGAAGAGGTGCTAAAACCAACGCTGGCGGCGGGAGGAATTATTTTGTGCGATCGCTACACCGATTCGACCATCGCCTATCAAGGCTATGGTCGGGGTCTTAGCCTATCTTTAATCGAGAAGATATGTCAAATGGCGACCGATGGACTGGAAAGCGACCTCACTCTATGGCTGGATGTTGACGTTGAAATAGGTCTAGCACGCGCTAAAGCTAGGGGAAGCGCCGACCGAATGGAGCAGGCAGATTTGGCGTTCCACCAACGAGTACAGCAGGGGTTTAGAGCGTTAGCAGCAGCCTATCCCCAGCGGATTGTGCGGGTGGATGCCAGTGGCACGGAGGTAGAAGTCCAAGGGCAAATTCAGGCTATCTTGACTCAACGGTTCCGGGAATGGTCTGTAGAAAATTAA